The segment ATTTTAGAAGTTCCCTGCTGTCAAAATAAGTTGGAGCTTAAAATTAAATGAATCTAAAGTACTTAGGAATGGATAGGTCAAGAAAGCGCACAACAGGTAGTTCTAGCAGAAGAACCAACCATAACTGTGGTGGCACAACTTCTTTGAGGATGCTGAACTAGTGCTTGCCCTATGCACCCCTCTATGCCACCATCGACATTGCCTAATGACTGATATGAATGCTTTAGTACATCATTCCCCCAATGTCTATGGGCACAATCATTTTCAGTATTGCCCAAAGTTGCATCAAAGGGTTCCTTCACAGCCTGCattaaaaaataagaaacaaaTACAGCACTTAAGAAATAATTAAGATAATGTATTGTTCTTCAAGACATCTATCTGTCAGGGACTGGATCATATTATCGTGTAATGTATACATAAAAGTTGAACCCCAACAACAGGACTTTTATGAGATAAAATGAATTAATATTGTAATATAATGAAAAGGAAGAAAAATTTAATCTCCCATTCTCCAGCCAAAGTTTTAGCATCTCAACTTTCAAATTAAACATCCTATGCATATCAATATGATTTTATATTTAACCTGAATATTATCCTATTATCAATAAACACAGGAAATTGTGGTGTTTCTTATATAATAATACAAAGAAATTAGCCAAATTGTGGTGTTCCTTATACAGCCAAATTTCTGCATATTGTTATTCGAATATCAATTTGTCTAGGTAAATTGCATTCCCGCCATTCTAAATTTGCAGGAAATAGGTTGCAACTAGCCTCTATTTAAGCAGAGAATGAATTTTCATCCAAACAGAATAGTTGCTGGAGGATACTATCATGGCACTGCCCAATATAAATAAAGCAGAATTAATAAACTAGTCTGCTCTTGCCATTGAAGTTTCAACAGATGGTCCTGAATCAATAAGATCAAGAATATCATTTCATTTCCCTAGCACCTGAAGTTTGGGGTACTTTGGTCTAGATTTTGCAGGTTAACTACAATGGAGTAGGCGCATGATCATCTACTTGAAAAAACCagtaaataaaacataaaagacTGATGAACCTAATACTTGCAAAAAAACAGTAAATATAACATTAAAGACAGATGAATCTAGAAATTAAGTGCGTTGAGAAAATTGACGCATAAATCACATTTAGAAATTAGATCTAATTAAACATTCCCATTTTTCTGGTTGATATTTCCTCTTTTCAGTCATTCCTTTGAGAACAGACATTGGATACATAGGTACACTGTACATATAATGGAAAACAAAGAGGAGGACAAACCTGGTCTCCCATATGACTTGTAGTTTCCACACATTTTCTCCAATCCTCCTTAGCTTTGCCTTTTGAGCTTGACTTATCATATTTCCGCCTCTTGTAAGTTAGAAGACAAGTAAGTCCACCAGAGCCCCCTTCGCCAGAATCAAACCCATCTGCAATTGGCACCCCATTGCTAACGCGTTCACTTTTCAAAACTCCGCCCTCTTCAATAACACCATTTTCATTCACCCCACTATTCAATACTTCACTTTTCAAATCCCCAGCCACATCAGTAATACCATTTCCATTGGCTAGTACCACCCCATCATTCGTGGCTTCACTTTTCGAGTGTCGATCCTCTACAAATACACCATTTCCATTTACCCCGTTACTCGATATTTTACTTTCCAAAACCCCAGCCACATCAATAACACCATTTCCATTGGCAAATACCACCCCATCGTTCAGGTCTTCACTTTTCAAGTGCCGATCCTCTTCAAATACACCATTTCCATTAAACGCACTATTTGATGCTTCACTTTTCAAAACCCTAGCCACATCAGTAACTTCATTCCCATAGCCAAATACCACCCCATTGCTCATAGCTTCACTTTTCGAGTGTCGAGCCTCTTCAAATACACCATTCCCATTTACCCCATTATTCAATACTTCACTTTTCAAATCCCCACCCACATCAGCAACACCATTTCCGATGGCAAATACCACCCCATCATTCACGGCTTCACTTTTCAAATGTCGAACCTCTTCAGCAACACCATTCCCATTGGAAATTGGCACCTCATCAGAAATGGCTTTGCGTTTCAAACACCGAATTCCTTCAGCACATTTAGTGTCACCAGGACTCCTCACTCCTTCCTCAGCTCCCATATCAAAACAACAATCATCACTCACGGCTTCACTTTTCAAGCCCCGAGCCTCTTCAGCAACACCATCCCCATTTAAAATTGGCACCTCATCAGAAACAGCTTCGAGTTTCAAACCCTGAACTCCTCCACTACATTCAGTATAATCATCAGGACTGCCCATTCCTTCCTCGGTATTcatatcaaaataaaaacaactaCAAAACCCTATTTTACAAACAgaacaaaattagggtttcaaattgAAGCCACACAACCTTCCAAGATCCAAGATTTTACCCAGATTTACTCACACAATAACTTCAAACAACGAACACCACTCAAAAAGACAATGGAAATTAAACCACACCCCTCTTGCAActgaagaaatttcaaattctcaAAAAAAAGTTCCTAGAGCAAAGAGACTGAGGGTTGCGTTTAGCCCCGGTGCATGATAAAGTGAGAGATTAAAATGGAAATGCAAAGAGAAAGGTTAAGATGAGGAGGAAAAAAGGGTTTGAAAGTGGTGAGTAGTGAAAAGGTGAGTGTGAGAAACGGTGGAGTTCACCTGAATTCGGTGGCGCTGCTACGCCAAACACCGCTTTGCTCTCAGCTCTTTCGCTTATCCGAGTTGTTTTAGAACCCGACGCCGACGCTTCAGTGGATACTAGTTCAACTTATTTTCAACTTACATTTTCCGCCTTGTTGACGGTTATTATCTAATAATTCCTTTTGACAATTTTACTCTTTGGGACAAAAAGGTAAATCTCTTTTTTTTAcattgtaaaaattaaatttttataaataaataattaaatttattattgatatgaaatttaattaaaattgttcAAACACGACAAAAAGTCAACATAAATCTACTGAAACAGAAATAAATTGACCGACAAAAAAATTAAGCGAAATGTTAAATcacattattttctttttataaacgTTGATATTGAGAAATATGATCATGTGGGACAGACTGGCAGTCGAAAAAGATGATTCTAACGATGTGCGGCAAATTCCAAATATATGTTTGGTTGAGAATGATTCGGGAAGATAATTGTCACGAATGTAATCTCACATTGAAATGATAATAACTTTTTTTCTATAAGTAATAATTTTCACAAGAGAATAAATGATCGAATACataattttttaagtttattcttaattaaaaatatattcattgaaactttttaagTAAGTACCAGTTTCTATTTTGAGGTGATTACTTGAATtggtaaaaatatttatttatttatttggataTGTAATAATAATGATTATAAAAACTTTGGAATAGATGATTCTCGTAATAATATACCATATATAGTTTTATTTGTATCCTCATTGTTATAGATAAACATTTCTtaaagatcgggactaaaattaTCATTTAATGTCTCTCAAATATACATCTCTTATTGTCTAGTAAAACTaaaatcaatcttgattacaactgcacaagCAACCTTCTTGTGACTAACCATCCGTACAAACTATCAGCGAGTGACTAACTCTAGATGATGAATCGTTCAGTGATCTCaacaagatataacgttcatcaacccAGAAACTCCTGCACAAGCTACCTGTAAGTGACTAACCCTAGAcaatgaaccgttcagtgatctcagcaagatataacgttcattgacCTAGACACCTCCAATAGTCTAACTAGACCTCTTGGACATCTCAAGTATATGAATCAGAAGGATACTCAAGGAACACCAATTCAAACTAGAATtgttcttctggagattacaagtgtgcttctaATCAAGCAGGTTTTTCTCCTATTCTACGTGTATATTGTTtatgacacactgactagaagtcacttctggtgcctaaacaatctatcagaagtttctcaAGAAATAACacaatacgagcaacaactcttgtgttttacatattattacaagaattaaaaatatcttgtagtcttcaacttctggatgagatcttctttttcttctgaaagcagattaagagcaacaGCTCTTGTTTCAAATTGCTTCTTTAACTTTGTCTTCTCTTTCTTAAGTAAGGGGATTAGAGCTTCAATTCTTGAATATAATTCCTCCTTGTAAGACCATTTTCCTTCCTTCTTAATAAGCGGGTGTGGAGCAACAGCTCTTCATGTTGATAGCTTCTAGTgcattgatcttcatcttcttcttcaatactgATCGTGGAGCTTTTTACAGCTAGCAATACATTACTGAATTTAAGCACACATGAAAAACACTatagagcaacaactcagtgtattcaattAGTCATTCAATGTGAAGATTCTTTGGAGTGATCATGTATTTGTAGATATCTCATTACTTCTTTGAAGCATCCTGCATAACATGCAGATTTTTCTATTTCGCTCTTAAGATTTTCATTTTCACTGGCTGATGTTGTGTTTTTCAACATTCTTGTTTTCTCATCACACACTTCGTGTATA is part of the Vicia villosa cultivar HV-30 ecotype Madison, WI unplaced genomic scaffold, Vvil1.0 ctg.000287F_1_1, whole genome shotgun sequence genome and harbors:
- the LOC131626429 gene encoding uncharacterized protein LOC131626429 isoform X3, which encodes MNTEEGMGSPDDYTECSGGVQGLKLEAVSDEVPILNGDGVAEEARGLKSEAVSDDCCFDMGAEEGVRSPGDTKCAEGIRCLKRKAISDEVPISNGNGVAEEVRHLKSEAVNDGVVFAIGNGVADVGGDLKSEVLNNGVNGNGVFEEARHSKSEAMSNGVVFGYGNEVTDVARVLKSEASNSAFNGNGVFEEDRHLKSEDLNDGVVFANGNGVIDVAGVLESKISSNGVNGNGVFVEDRHSKSEATNDGVVLANGNGITDVAGDLKSEVLNSGVNENGVIEEGGVLKSERVSNGVPIADGFDSGEGGSGGLTCLLTYKRRKYDKSSSKGKAKEDWRKCVETTSHMGDQAVKEPFDATLGNTENDCAHRHWGNDVLKHSYQSLGNVDGGIEGCIGQALVQHPQRSCATTVMQGTSKIDKDGHGFSSQFDCLSHRPQAEANGHTHVKQNGSSSEPHNHGGTEKCQRLLHDILNSEKFNSLRNTLLENFKGIEPESVLDFSIVNTRMKQKTYEPSPALFLSDIQQVWRKLQDVGNEISALSKSLSIMSTTFYSELVGVSAQSTFEDEKQIGNITCGRVRVSKQRSFESNPIIMIVPAKSPIHDRRDGLTQFSWFAVPCRDNGLNSRV